In Halorientalis sp. LT38, a genomic segment contains:
- a CDS encoding alpha/beta fold hydrolase, translating into MPDPLAEAGVDLEHDNAVVDDVRLHTVAAGPEDGDLVLLLHGFPEFWYSWRYQIPALAEAGYRVVAPDLRGYNRSEKPHGVDSYAIEHLVGDVVGLIRAEGRDTAHLVGHDWGGAISWAVGMGRPDVLDSLTVMNAPHPAAFAREFDLQQLKRSWYVLWFQVPWLPERLLTLRNAWPIGDLFRDQPANPDAFDAADIERYREAFARPGAARAAVDYYRAYVRGIWKPMAKATLPGLRRFADPPGNTEISVPTLVLWGEQDPALGVDISRGLDEWIPDLRVQRFPEASHWVQCDVPDQVTEELLAFL; encoded by the coding sequence ATGCCCGATCCGCTCGCCGAGGCCGGAGTCGACCTCGAACACGATAACGCCGTCGTCGACGACGTGCGACTCCACACCGTCGCCGCCGGCCCGGAGGACGGCGATCTCGTCCTCTTGCTCCACGGCTTCCCGGAGTTCTGGTACTCCTGGCGGTACCAGATCCCCGCGCTCGCCGAGGCGGGGTATCGCGTCGTCGCGCCCGACCTCCGCGGGTACAACCGCTCGGAGAAACCCCACGGCGTCGACAGCTACGCCATCGAGCACCTCGTCGGCGACGTGGTGGGGCTGATCCGGGCGGAAGGACGAGATACCGCCCACCTCGTCGGCCACGACTGGGGCGGCGCGATCTCGTGGGCCGTCGGGATGGGACGCCCCGACGTCCTCGACAGCCTGACCGTCATGAACGCACCGCACCCGGCGGCGTTCGCGAGGGAGTTCGACCTCCAGCAGTTGAAACGCTCCTGGTACGTCCTGTGGTTCCAGGTCCCCTGGCTCCCCGAACGCCTGCTCACGCTCCGGAACGCCTGGCCTATCGGCGACCTGTTCCGCGACCAGCCCGCGAATCCCGACGCCTTCGACGCCGCGGATATCGAGCGCTACCGCGAGGCCTTCGCCCGGCCGGGAGCCGCCCGCGCCGCGGTCGATTACTACCGGGCCTACGTCCGGGGCATCTGGAAGCCGATGGCGAAGGCCACCCTGCCCGGCCTCCGGCGCTTCGCCGACCCGCCAGGGAACACCGAGATCTCGGTCCCGACGCTGGTGCTGTGGGGAGAACAGGATCCCGCGCTGGGTGTGGACATCTCCCGCGGCCTCGACGAGTGGATTCCGGACCTCCGGGTTCAGCGCTTCCCCGAGGCCAGTCACTGGGTGCAGTGCGACGTCCCCGACCAGGTGACCGAGGAACTGCTCGCGTTTCTCTAA
- a CDS encoding ubiquitin-like small modifier protein 1, protein MHLELRFFATYRAAVGQKTVEREFDDGATVAEVLSTLESEYRDLERQLLDEDGEIRPQLSILKNGRDVTHMDGGATLLEDGDSLSVFPPVAGGASEVR, encoded by the coding sequence ATGCACCTCGAACTGCGATTTTTCGCCACCTACCGGGCCGCCGTCGGGCAGAAGACCGTCGAGCGGGAGTTCGACGACGGGGCGACCGTCGCCGAGGTCCTCTCGACGCTCGAATCGGAGTACCGGGACCTGGAGCGCCAGCTCCTCGACGAGGACGGCGAGATCCGCCCGCAGCTCTCCATCCTCAAGAACGGCAGGGACGTGACCCACATGGACGGCGGCGCCACACTTCTGGAGGACGGCGACTCGCTCTCGGTCTTCCCGCCGGTCGCGGGCGGCGCGAGTGAGGTGCGCTGA
- the arcS gene encoding archaeosine synthase subunit alpha, whose product MTDYFEVHDRDGAARLGELRLADSLTTPALADEVVRDAGSLWPEDREVPEGDESALTVLPHRGLPAGTPDEVQDAFAVDYPDVDYPSAAVVSPDTAANHGSDAYVLANARGYVGHAAAFVDAVLAVREATPADTALYLPGVATPENVATLVYAGVDLVDADRAVLRGTQGFYLATDGEYFLEDLDELPCACPACQQPADEFDREDCAEHNQRALAAELARVRRRVRDGSLRDYIEGQARHEQWLTATFRRLDQQYGYLEERTPIVRRNEITAASDDSIRRVEIQRFAERVTTRYRSRFSNPLVLVPCSAKKPYSESQSHGQYHDVIQWRAHTVSMTSPIGVVPQELELTYPAQHYDSVVTGEWTATEIEFAADVLSAYLQRNDYPKVIAHVPPEGYREIVERATADLDVDPVFTVPDHPTTSESLSNLAAELEGELTYPKREREHNTIRAIADYQFGDGAGDALFSELRTESRYPKLRVTDDDGEQLAAMVPEYGVLSLTLAGGRRWVESEAPVKRVEIDAFVPHGSVLAPGVVDASEDIRPGDEVVIEGPSAFGVGRAAMSGPEMVQSTRGIASEVRHVEER is encoded by the coding sequence ATGACCGACTACTTCGAGGTCCACGACCGGGACGGGGCGGCCCGGCTCGGGGAACTGCGGCTCGCCGATTCGCTCACGACGCCCGCCCTGGCCGACGAGGTGGTCAGGGACGCCGGCAGTCTCTGGCCCGAGGACCGCGAGGTTCCCGAGGGCGACGAGTCCGCCCTGACCGTACTCCCTCATCGCGGCCTCCCCGCCGGGACGCCCGACGAGGTGCAGGACGCGTTCGCCGTCGACTATCCAGACGTGGACTACCCGAGCGCCGCCGTCGTCTCGCCCGACACCGCCGCGAATCACGGCTCGGACGCCTACGTGCTCGCGAACGCCCGGGGCTACGTCGGCCACGCGGCCGCGTTCGTCGACGCCGTGCTCGCCGTCCGCGAGGCCACGCCCGCCGATACCGCGCTCTATCTGCCCGGCGTCGCGACCCCCGAGAACGTCGCCACGCTGGTCTACGCCGGCGTCGACCTCGTGGACGCGGATCGCGCAGTCCTGCGGGGCACGCAGGGATTCTACCTCGCGACCGACGGCGAGTACTTCCTCGAGGACCTGGACGAACTCCCCTGTGCCTGTCCGGCCTGCCAGCAGCCGGCCGACGAGTTCGACCGCGAGGACTGCGCCGAGCACAACCAGCGGGCGCTCGCCGCCGAACTCGCGCGGGTCCGCCGCCGGGTCCGGGACGGGTCCCTCCGGGACTACATCGAGGGGCAGGCCCGCCACGAGCAGTGGCTCACCGCCACCTTTCGACGGCTCGACCAGCAGTACGGCTATCTGGAGGAGCGGACGCCGATCGTCCGGCGCAACGAGATCACGGCCGCGAGCGACGACAGCATCAGGCGCGTGGAGATCCAGCGCTTCGCCGAGCGCGTCACCACCAGATATCGCAGCCGGTTCTCGAACCCCCTCGTGCTGGTGCCCTGCTCGGCCAAGAAGCCCTACAGCGAGTCCCAGAGCCACGGCCAGTACCACGACGTGATCCAGTGGCGCGCCCACACCGTCTCGATGACCTCGCCCATCGGCGTCGTCCCGCAGGAACTCGAACTCACCTACCCCGCTCAGCACTACGACTCCGTGGTGACCGGCGAGTGGACCGCCACCGAGATCGAGTTCGCCGCCGACGTGCTCTCCGCGTATCTCCAGCGCAACGACTACCCGAAGGTGATCGCCCACGTCCCGCCGGAGGGCTATCGCGAGATCGTCGAGCGCGCGACTGCGGACCTCGACGTCGACCCGGTCTTCACCGTCCCGGATCACCCGACGACGAGCGAGTCCCTCTCGAACCTCGCGGCGGAACTGGAGGGCGAACTGACGTATCCGAAACGTGAGCGCGAACACAATACGATCCGGGCCATCGCGGACTACCAGTTCGGAGACGGAGCGGGCGACGCCCTCTTTTCGGAGTTGCGCACCGAGTCGCGCTACCCCAAACTCAGAGTGACCGACGACGACGGCGAGCAACTGGCCGCGATGGTCCCGGAGTACGGCGTCCTGTCGCTGACGCTCGCGGGCGGGCGCCGCTGGGTCGAGAGCGAGGCGCCGGTCAAACGGGTCGAGATCGACGCGTTCGTGCCCCACGGGAGCGTCCTCGCCCCGGGCGTCGTCGACGCGAGCGAGGACATCCGACCGGGCGACGAGGTCGTGATCGAGGGCCCGTCTGCGTTCGGCGTCGGTCGCGCGGCCATGAGCGGCCCGGAGATGGTGCAGTCGACGCGGGGGATCGCCAGCGAGGTCCGCCACGTCGAGGAGCGCTGA
- the tgtA gene encoding tRNA guanosine(15) transglycosylase TgtA, whose translation MGDWFEVRDYDAAGRIGELTVPRADVTVETPALLPVVNPHVKTIEPARMESEFGAEILITNGYILYGSEDAREQALSDGLHDLYDFSGAIMTDSGSFQLSEYGEIDVDTREILEFQRDVGSDIGTPVDIPTPPDVSREQAAEERETTQERLELAATVETGEMLVNAPVQGSTYPDLRETAAREAYATNLDVYPVGAMVPLLNNYRFDDVVDLVAAAKRGLGADAPVHLFGAGHPMMFALAVAMGCDLFDSAAYALYARDGRYLTVRGTEHLEDLDYFPCECPICAAHTPEELERCDATERERLLAEHNLHVTYGEIRRIKQAIRRGNLLELVEARARGHPTMLDGYRALGDHAAQLERTDPASKDAFFYLSGESAARPEVLRHHDRLSRLDVEGDVLLTEGDTNEAYDESWRVVPPFGPFPRDLSEVYPLNAEVPARLDRRAYERAAEGVAQLAADNPDAEFTLGHTGWPDTALNRLPERVDAFELGVDDGPGDEMGPSIDDES comes from the coding sequence ATGGGCGACTGGTTCGAGGTTCGCGACTACGACGCCGCCGGCCGGATCGGCGAGTTGACGGTGCCCCGCGCGGACGTGACCGTCGAGACGCCGGCGCTGTTACCTGTCGTCAACCCGCACGTCAAGACGATCGAACCGGCCCGCATGGAATCGGAGTTCGGCGCCGAGATCCTCATCACGAACGGCTACATCCTCTACGGCTCCGAGGACGCCCGCGAGCAGGCGCTCTCCGATGGCCTGCACGACCTCTACGACTTCTCCGGGGCCATCATGACCGACTCGGGCTCCTTCCAGCTCTCCGAATACGGCGAGATCGACGTCGACACCCGGGAGATCCTCGAGTTCCAGCGCGACGTCGGCTCGGACATCGGGACGCCGGTCGACATCCCGACACCCCCGGACGTGAGCCGCGAGCAGGCGGCCGAGGAGCGCGAGACGACGCAGGAACGCCTCGAACTCGCCGCGACCGTGGAGACCGGCGAGATGCTCGTCAACGCCCCGGTTCAGGGATCGACCTACCCCGACCTGCGCGAGACGGCGGCCCGGGAGGCCTACGCCACGAACCTGGACGTCTACCCGGTCGGCGCGATGGTGCCCCTGCTGAACAACTACCGCTTCGACGACGTGGTGGACCTGGTCGCGGCGGCCAAGCGCGGCCTCGGCGCCGACGCGCCGGTCCACCTGTTCGGCGCGGGCCACCCCATGATGTTCGCACTCGCTGTCGCGATGGGCTGTGACCTGTTCGACTCCGCCGCCTACGCGCTCTACGCCCGCGACGGTCGCTATCTCACGGTCAGAGGGACCGAACACCTCGAAGATCTCGACTACTTCCCCTGCGAGTGTCCGATCTGTGCCGCACACACGCCCGAGGAACTGGAGCGCTGTGACGCCACCGAGCGCGAGCGCCTCCTCGCCGAGCACAACCTCCACGTCACCTACGGCGAGATCCGGCGGATCAAGCAGGCGATCCGGCGGGGGAACCTGCTGGAACTCGTCGAGGCCCGTGCTCGGGGCCACCCGACGATGCTCGACGGCTACCGGGCGCTGGGCGACCACGCCGCGCAACTCGAACGAACGGATCCCGCCTCGAAGGACGCCTTCTTCTACCTCTCCGGCGAGAGCGCGGCCCGGCCCGAGGTCCTGCGTCACCACGACCGCCTCTCGCGACTCGACGTCGAGGGCGACGTGCTCCTGACCGAGGGCGACACGAACGAGGCCTACGACGAGAGCTGGCGGGTCGTCCCCCCGTTCGGACCGTTCCCACGCGATCTCTCGGAGGTGTACCCGCTGAACGCCGAAGTCCCGGCACGGCTCGATCGCCGGGCCTACGAACGGGCGGCCGAGGGCGTGGCGCAACTGGCCGCCGACAATCCAGACGCAGAATTCACGCTGGGCCACACCGGCTGGCCGGACACGGCGCTAAATCGGTTACCCGAACGGGTCGACGCCTTCGAACTCGGGGTCGACGACGGCCCGGGTGACGAGATGGGGCCCTCGATCGACGACGAGAGCTGA
- a CDS encoding NUDIX hydrolase, which yields MTDEPTHAGGPAESLSWETLYGETAYICPGFDVQRERVRLPDGTESDFDYLSDSESVVIVPFTADGDAVVIDEWRQAVKRVNRGFPAGGVEGEDADLAATARRELEEETGYVADEVEHLTTMEPANGVADAVFHYFVATGCEPTGDRELDHNESISVETTAFEDLLAAAEAGELRDGRTAFGVCYYELFG from the coding sequence ATGACCGATGAACCCACCCACGCAGGCGGACCTGCGGAGTCACTGTCCTGGGAGACGCTGTACGGCGAGACGGCGTACATCTGCCCGGGCTTCGACGTCCAGCGCGAGCGGGTCCGCCTGCCCGACGGCACGGAGAGCGACTTCGACTACCTCTCCGACAGCGAGAGCGTCGTGATCGTTCCCTTCACCGCCGACGGCGACGCGGTCGTCATCGACGAGTGGCGACAGGCCGTGAAACGGGTCAACCGCGGGTTCCCCGCCGGCGGCGTCGAGGGCGAGGACGCCGACCTCGCCGCGACGGCCCGGCGCGAACTCGAAGAGGAGACCGGCTACGTCGCCGACGAGGTCGAACACCTCACGACGATGGAACCGGCCAACGGCGTGGCCGACGCCGTCTTCCACTACTTCGTCGCCACCGGCTGCGAGCCGACCGGCGACCGGGAACTCGATCACAACGAGTCCATCAGCGTCGAGACGACGGCCTTCGAGGACCTGCTCGCGGCGGCCGAAGCGGGCGAGTTGCGGGACGGCCGGACCGCCTTCGGCGTCTGTTACTACGAGCTGTTCGGGTAG
- a CDS encoding cupin domain-containing protein, which translates to MGYHHLDPADLEPSPDHPCDRRSLAEAAELAQLAAAVYELAPGEDLATSYHYHEQREELFYVRSGDLHVETPEEEFVIGPDETFVVEPESPLRPYNPESADEPVRVLGVGAPKFDIGRPYDPDETDNES; encoded by the coding sequence ATGGGCTATCATCACCTCGATCCGGCGGACCTCGAACCGTCGCCAGATCACCCCTGCGACCGTCGGTCACTGGCGGAGGCGGCCGAACTCGCCCAGCTAGCGGCGGCGGTCTACGAGCTCGCCCCGGGCGAGGACCTCGCGACGAGCTACCACTATCACGAGCAGCGGGAGGAACTGTTCTACGTCCGATCCGGCGACCTCCACGTCGAGACGCCAGAGGAGGAGTTCGTGATCGGTCCCGACGAGACGTTCGTGGTGGAACCGGAGAGTCCGCTCCGGCCGTACAACCCGGAATCGGCGGACGAGCCGGTCCGGGTGCTCGGCGTCGGCGCGCCGAAGTTCGACATCGGGCGACCGTACGACCCGGACGAGACCGACAACGAATCCTAG
- a CDS encoding acetoacetate decarboxylase family protein: MGTTPQSTGAVRESVTLSTGEEVSVPLSTEATVFGAMFSANRAAVAELLPDGLEPIRATPQRAAVTFLAVEYHRIGDHAMAPYDEFSVMLPAVESGERSWPFASLLRNGASGYVWYLPVTTESAKALGVDIWGYPKAVAEITHDDHVAGRRTTVTADGEEVITLDVEGTPKVDRTQESVSYTVKDGQLLREPLTLSGKLGAWPYSGQVDVSLGSHPRADRLRELDLGSRALARLSFEGEFVIGAGERVGSV; encoded by the coding sequence ATGGGGACGACGCCACAGTCAACGGGGGCGGTGCGGGAATCGGTCACGCTGTCGACGGGCGAGGAGGTCTCGGTGCCGCTGTCGACCGAGGCGACGGTCTTCGGCGCGATGTTCTCGGCCAACCGGGCGGCCGTCGCGGAGTTGCTGCCGGATGGGCTCGAGCCCATTCGGGCCACGCCGCAGCGGGCGGCGGTCACCTTCCTGGCCGTCGAGTACCACCGGATCGGCGACCACGCGATGGCGCCCTACGACGAGTTCAGCGTCATGCTCCCGGCCGTCGAGAGCGGGGAGCGGTCGTGGCCCTTCGCCTCGCTGCTCAGGAACGGCGCATCGGGGTACGTCTGGTATCTCCCGGTGACGACCGAGTCGGCGAAAGCGCTGGGGGTCGACATCTGGGGCTACCCGAAGGCGGTCGCGGAGATCACGCACGACGACCACGTGGCCGGCCGGCGGACGACCGTCACCGCGGACGGCGAGGAAGTGATCACTCTGGACGTCGAGGGCACGCCGAAGGTGGACCGGACGCAGGAATCGGTATCCTACACGGTCAAGGACGGCCAGCTACTCCGGGAGCCGCTGACGCTGTCCGGGAAACTCGGCGCGTGGCCGTACTCGGGGCAGGTCGACGTCAGCCTCGGGTCTCACCCCCGCGCCGACCGCCTCCGGGAACTCGACCTGGGATCGCGAGCGCTCGCGAGACTTTCCTTCGAAGGCGAGTTCGTCATCGGGGCCGGCGAGCGCGTCGGCTCGGTCTGA
- the lwrS gene encoding LWR-salt protein, producing MTPGESDGGDEDREYSAGEAEYVLGCRFRLDPEPADLRAEPTEFETKLYRAADPPGEDGWLFFRDNCWRGELNDPAYFRELTEDALGVTVLSVDFRELRADEAYLEALDRAIAADLDLFNADGVSEVRSKYLGSSIRVVSGDE from the coding sequence GTGACGCCCGGCGAGAGCGACGGCGGGGACGAAGACAGGGAGTATTCGGCGGGGGAGGCCGAGTACGTCCTCGGCTGTCGGTTCCGCCTCGATCCCGAACCCGCAGACTTGCGGGCCGAGCCTACGGAGTTCGAGACGAAGCTCTATCGCGCGGCCGACCCGCCCGGAGAGGACGGCTGGTTGTTCTTCCGCGATAACTGCTGGCGCGGGGAACTGAACGACCCCGCGTACTTCCGCGAGTTGACCGAGGACGCCCTCGGCGTGACGGTGCTGTCGGTCGACTTCCGGGAACTCCGTGCCGACGAAGCCTACCTCGAGGCCCTGGACCGTGCGATCGCGGCGGATCTCGACCTGTTCAACGCAGACGGTGTCTCCGAGGTTCGGTCGAAGTATCTGGGATCCTCGATCCGCGTGGTCAGCGGCGACGAGTGA